A window of Castanea sativa cultivar Marrone di Chiusa Pesio chromosome 1, ASM4071231v1 contains these coding sequences:
- the LOC142636652 gene encoding uncharacterized protein LOC142636652: protein MELLLKQRRTNQDIFFSEKDARGVRQPHNDPLVIALTIEGFNTKRILVDNGSFADIMYLSSFQQLKLGPGRLRPFESPLVSFSGDRVYPKGIVTLKVTIGAYPKQQTRHLDFLVVDCPSSYNVIIGRPTLNRWKAATSTYCLIIKFPTEDRIGEVKGDQVLARECYQAVLAVGENHTWTIEGEKEDNMEALETVELVEGENSKVTRIGTTMSPEMRNELVRFLKGNLDVFAWSHEDMQGIPRQVIQHELKTDPEKKPVQQKRRVFAPERNQAITEEVSRLLQADFIREVYYPEWLANVVLV from the coding sequence ATGGAACTCCTATTGAAGCAAAGACGGACGAACCAGGATATATTCTTCAGCGAAAAGGACGCAAGGGGAGTAAGGCAGCCCCATAACGACCCTCTGGTGatagcactcacaattgaagggtTCAACACTAAGAGGATCCTCGTCGACAACGGTAGCTTCGCAGACATCATGTACCTATCGTCCTTCCAACAGTTGAAGCTAGGTCCTGGTAGATTACGCCCGTTCgagtcccccctcgtcagctttagcggTGACAGAGTATATCCCAAGGGCATTGTGACGCTAAAGGTCACAATAGGCGCCTACCCGAAGCAGCAGACCCGTCATCTGGACTTCTTAGTGGTAGATTGCCCCTCTtcgtacaatgtgatcattgggagaCCCACGCTCAACCGGTGGAAAGCAgcaacgtccacctactgcctaatTATAAAATTCCCAACCGAAGACAGAATCGGcgaggtaaaaggagaccaagttttggccagagaatgctaccaggcCGTGTTGGCTGTAggagaaaaccacacatggacaatcgagggagaaaaagaagacaacatggAAGCCCTAGAAACGGTGGAACTCGTTGAGGGGGAAAACTCaaaggtgacgaggataggtaCGACCATGAGCCCCGAGATGAGGAATGAACTCGTCCGTTTCCTTAAGGGAAATTTagacgtatttgcatggagtcacgaagatatgCAGGGTATACCACGCCAGGTAATCCAGCACGAGTTGAAGACAGACCCCGAGAAAAAACCCGTCCAACAGAAACGACGAGTCTTTGCCCCCGAAAGAAACCAAGCAATCACGGAAGAAGTTAGCAGGttgttgcaggcagacttcatccgagaagtttactaTCCCGAATGGTTGGCCAACGTCGTGCTAGTGTAA
- the LOC142636661 gene encoding uncharacterized protein LOC142636661 produces the protein MGCLVELKIPSKMKVFGWRACHDILPTRLNLTKQRIISENACLICCRSPESTIHALWECAATWDVWAGSVKLLRNGVIHGGRFINLASLNRRVAEYLENYRHAQDQPAAKPVMQTTREAWKTPPESAFKLNFDEAVFSEVNNSGVGAIICNYKGFSKLVIEGANVNVIKPISLPIVNLSLFIDPASLNRQAAEYLKDYKHAQDQPDAKPIMQTSREAWKPPPESAFKLSFDAVVFSEVNRSSVGAIIHHYKGEVMAAMSARGPAVFSSEEGELLAGRKAIEFSIGAGFYKLVIEGDNVNVIKSISSPTANLSLLGNVVDNIKHLIRALQWVSISHTRQSGNKVAHVLAHNARNIVDDMYWIEDSLPSCRTLVSRCLSFMNE, from the exons ATGGGCTGCCTTGTGGAGCTTAAAATCCCAAGCAAAATGAAGGTGTTTGGATGGAGAGCTTGTCATGACATTCTGCCTACTAGACTAAACCTTACCAAGCAACGGATCATCTCAGAAAATGCTTGCCTGATCTGTTGCAGAAGCCCAGAATCAACCATACATGCACTATGGGAGTGTGCTGCTACATGGGATGTATGGGCTGGAAGTGTTAAACTTCT GCGTAATGGTGTGATACATGGTGGCAGATTCATTAATCTAGCAAGTCTGAATCGGCGAGTAGCAGAATACTTAGAAAACTACAGGCATGCTCAAGATCAGCCAGCTGCAAAACCAGTTATGCAGACGACCAGGGAAGCATGGAAAACACCTCCAGAATCGGCATTTAAATTGAACTTTGATGAAGCAGTGTTTTCCGAGGTGAACAATTCTGGTGTTGGTGCTATAATCTGCAATTATAAAG GTTTTTCCAAGCTTGTTATTGAAGGAGCTAATGTTAATGTTATAAAACCCATCTCATTGCCAATAGTCAATCTGTCTTT ATTCATTGATCCAGCTAGTCTGAATCGGCAGGCAGCAGAATACTTAAAAGACTACAAACATGCTCAAGATCAACCAGATGCGAAACCGATTATGCAGACCAGCAGGGAAGCATGGAAACCACCTCCAGAATCGGCATTTAAATTGAGCTTTGATGCAGTAGTGTTTTCCGAGGTGAATAGGTCCAGTGTTGGTGCTATAATCCACCATTATAAAGGTGAAGTCATGGCTGCCATGTCTGCTAGAGGGCCAGCAGTGTTCAGCAGCGAGGAAGGCGAGCTGTTAGCAGGTAGAAAAGCCATTGAGTTTAGTATTGGTGCAGGTTTTTACAAGCTTGTTATAGAAGGAGACAATGTTAATGTTATAAAATCCATCTCATCACCAACAGCCAATCTGTCTTTATTAGGGAACGTGGTGGATAATATCAAACATCTAATTCGGGCCTTACAGTGGGTGAGTATCAGTCACACGAGGCAAAGTGGAAATAAGGTGGCTCATGTGTTAGCGCATAATGCTAGAAATATTGTTGATGATATGTATTGGATAGAGGATTCTCTCCCTAGTTGTAGAACACTTGTATCAAGATGTTTgtcttttatgaatgaatga